One part of the Thermodesulfovibrio sp. 3462-1 genome encodes these proteins:
- a CDS encoding DUF72 domain-containing protein, protein MEQVIQRRINYYIGTSGWQYGHWKGIFYPEQLRYSEWLSYYCRHFSTVEINVTFYRDVRPSTFQKWYTLTPEDFLFSVKLSRQITHFKRLRVDKNLLNSFIEKYASLKEKLGIILIQLPPGLKFDESLFNDFVSLIDKKYRYAIEVRNKTFINDNFFEILKQNNIAFCIADSAGRFPYYEAITANFVYVRLHGSQRLYASEYTDEELRQWAQKLKVWNKPSFFYFDNDFLGYAVKNALRLKELLTGISHSQK, encoded by the coding sequence ATGGAGCAGGTTATACAAAGAAGAATAAATTACTATATCGGCACATCAGGCTGGCAATACGGACACTGGAAAGGAATTTTTTATCCTGAACAATTAAGATATTCAGAATGGTTGTCTTATTATTGCAGGCATTTCTCAACTGTAGAAATAAATGTAACTTTTTATAGAGACGTACGACCTTCAACATTTCAAAAATGGTATACTCTCACACCAGAAGATTTTCTATTTTCAGTAAAACTTTCAAGGCAGATAACACATTTTAAAAGACTTAGAGTGGATAAAAATTTGCTGAACAGTTTTATTGAAAAGTATGCTTCTTTAAAAGAAAAATTGGGTATCATTTTAATTCAACTCCCGCCTGGATTAAAATTTGATGAATCTCTGTTTAATGATTTTGTCTCGTTGATTGACAAAAAATATAGATATGCAATTGAGGTTAGAAATAAAACCTTTATAAACGATAATTTCTTTGAAATTTTGAAGCAAAATAACATAGCGTTCTGTATAGCAGATTCTGCTGGAAGATTTCCTTACTACGAAGCCATTACAGCAAATTTTGTTTATGTGAGGCTGCATGGCTCACAAAGGCTTTATGCATCAGAATATACAGATGAGGAATTAAGACAGTGGGCTCAAAAACTTAAGGTATGGAATAAGCCTAGCTTTTTTTATTTTGACAACGACTTTCTGGGATACGCTGTAAAAAATGCATTGAGGCTTAAAGAGCTTCTTACTGGCATTTCCCATTCTCAAAAATAG
- the rd gene encoding rubredoxin, translating into MKKYKCSVCGYVYDPAQGDPDSGIPAGTAFENLPDTWSCPVCGATKDMFEPEE; encoded by the coding sequence ATGAAAAAGTACAAATGCAGTGTTTGTGGTTATGTTTATGATCCAGCACAGGGAGACCCTGACAGCGGTATTCCAGCAGGAACAGCTTTTGAAAATTTGCCGGATACCTGGAGTTGTCCTGTTTGTGGTGCCACAAAGGATATGTTTGAACCGGAAGAGTAA
- a CDS encoding PBP1A family penicillin-binding protein, translating to MKIKVIVITVVVLIAFLAGAGFALFRDIPSIKDFDKVKPYQGTKVYAEDGTLIGEFKIQKGIYVPLKRIPKHLIDAVVATEDNRFWKHKGIDYIGIGRALITDILHMSLKEGGSTITQQLAKIMFLTPEKTISRKIKEAYLAMKIEKELSKDKILELYLNNVYFGHGAYGVEMASRIYFGKSVHEITLPEAALLAGLIRAPNTYSPYNDLVRAKQRQETVLERMEKEELITPQERKRASMQPIHLSSLRISTENYNYFLEYVRKQLEENFDIEKIYKGNLKVYTTLDPHAQRAAQKALQEGLRDVDKRIGWRGPIGKVSLKDNEQKEEKVAFSPTVGDIAKGVVISVLPNQAVVKARGLKGKLNLQDALWASKVIDSSGKVRVIKNFHLTDILHPGDVIMVRFKSIGKEILFALEQEPEIEGAVVALDPQTGYIRAMVGGYSFQRGEFNRAVYARRQPGSSFKPFVYATAIEKGFKPESTILDEPVSYRTGLKEWSPSNYDGQFWGEITLRVALAYSRNVPTVRLAEMLGVDSIVNLARRAGINSEMPADLTLALGSLSVSPLELTSAFAVFANGGKKIKPIAIKYVSDASGKVLLNNEPQLEDAISPEVAYTITDMLKDVVNYGTGTRANIGRPVAGKTGTSNDFKDAWFIGYTPQLVAGVWVGYDDMRKSLGAGEAGGRVSAPIWAQFMKEALSNKEIQDFICPAVTQETTDNSNPESPKDSTNKEIKSMPR from the coding sequence ATGAAAATTAAAGTCATAGTAATCACAGTTGTTGTGCTTATTGCATTCCTGGCAGGTGCGGGTTTTGCTCTATTTAGAGACATACCTTCAATAAAAGATTTTGATAAGGTAAAGCCATATCAAGGTACAAAAGTATATGCAGAAGATGGAACTTTAATAGGTGAATTTAAGATTCAAAAGGGTATATATGTTCCATTAAAACGAATTCCTAAACATCTCATAGATGCTGTAGTTGCCACAGAGGATAATCGCTTCTGGAAACATAAAGGAATTGACTATATTGGGATAGGGAGAGCTTTAATCACTGATATTTTACATATGAGCCTTAAAGAAGGTGGAAGTACAATTACTCAACAGCTTGCAAAAATAATGTTTCTTACTCCAGAGAAAACAATTTCAAGAAAAATCAAGGAAGCCTATCTTGCCATGAAAATTGAAAAGGAACTGAGCAAAGACAAAATACTCGAGCTTTATCTTAACAATGTTTATTTTGGACATGGAGCCTATGGTGTTGAAATGGCATCAAGAATATATTTCGGCAAGTCAGTTCATGAAATTACTCTGCCTGAGGCAGCTTTACTTGCAGGATTAATAAGAGCTCCAAATACATACTCACCATACAATGACCTTGTCAGGGCAAAACAGCGTCAGGAAACAGTACTTGAAAGAATGGAAAAGGAAGAGTTGATTACTCCTCAGGAAAGAAAAAGAGCCTCTATGCAACCTATTCATCTGAGTTCATTGAGAATTTCAACTGAAAATTACAATTATTTTCTTGAGTATGTGAGAAAACAGCTTGAAGAGAACTTTGATATTGAAAAAATTTACAAAGGTAATTTAAAAGTTTACACAACCCTTGACCCCCATGCTCAACGGGCAGCTCAAAAAGCATTACAGGAAGGGCTTAGAGATGTTGATAAAAGAATTGGTTGGCGTGGACCAATTGGAAAAGTCTCTCTAAAAGATAATGAACAAAAAGAAGAAAAGGTTGCTTTTAGCCCAACAGTTGGAGATATTGCAAAAGGTGTTGTCATCTCAGTTTTGCCAAATCAAGCAGTTGTTAAAGCAAGAGGATTGAAAGGAAAACTGAATTTACAAGATGCTTTATGGGCAAGTAAAGTAATAGATTCTTCAGGAAAAGTCAGAGTAATAAAAAATTTCCATCTTACGGATATCTTACATCCAGGAGATGTTATAATGGTCAGATTCAAATCAATTGGTAAAGAAATTTTATTTGCCCTTGAGCAGGAACCTGAAATAGAAGGTGCAGTTGTTGCATTGGATCCGCAGACAGGATATATAAGAGCAATGGTTGGTGGATACAGTTTCCAAAGAGGAGAATTTAATAGAGCTGTTTATGCACGAAGACAGCCTGGAAGTAGTTTTAAACCCTTTGTGTATGCTACAGCAATCGAAAAAGGATTTAAACCTGAAAGCACCATCCTTGATGAACCGGTTAGTTACAGAACAGGACTTAAAGAATGGTCACCATCAAATTATGATGGTCAATTTTGGGGCGAGATTACATTGAGGGTAGCTTTGGCTTATTCAAGAAATGTTCCAACAGTAAGATTAGCAGAAATGCTTGGAGTTGATTCAATTGTAAACCTCGCCAGAAGAGCTGGAATTAACTCAGAAATGCCTGCGGATCTGACTTTAGCACTTGGTAGCCTCAGTGTCTCTCCTTTGGAGTTAACCTCAGCCTTTGCTGTGTTCGCAAATGGAGGTAAAAAAATTAAACCAATTGCAATAAAATATGTAAGTGATGCATCTGGAAAAGTGTTACTTAACAATGAACCACAATTGGAAGATGCAATATCGCCTGAGGTTGCTTATACCATTACTGATATGCTCAAAGATGTTGTAAATTATGGAACAGGAACAAGAGCAAATATTGGAAGACCTGTGGCAGGTAAAACTGGCACAAGCAACGATTTTAAGGATGCCTGGTTTATTGGATACACTCCTCAACTTGTAGCAGGTGTATGGGTTGGCTATGATGACATGAGAAAAAGTCTTGGAGCTGGAGAGGCAGGTGGAAGAGTTTCTGCTCCAATTTGGGCACAATTTATGAAAGAAGCTCTGTCCAATAAAGAAATCCAGGACTTTATCTGTCCAGCTGTTACCCAGGAAACCACAGATAATTCAAATCCTGAATCTCCAAAAGACTCTACTAATAAAGAAATTAAATCTATGCCAAGATAA